A part of Girardinichthys multiradiatus isolate DD_20200921_A chromosome 12, DD_fGirMul_XY1, whole genome shotgun sequence genomic DNA contains:
- the sub1b gene encoding SUB1 regulator of transcription b: MPKSKEVLTSTSGSDSDSEVETKAKRKKPSAPEKPAKKPKSGESSKPGGSSKGSGNGEDNMFQIGKMRYVSVRDFKGKVLIDIREYWMNQDGEMKPGKKGISLNPEQWSQLKEQISEIDDAVKRL; this comes from the exons ATGCCCAAATCAAAGGAAGTGTTGACGTCCACATCTGGAAGTGACTCCGACAGTGAAGTAGAGACTAAG GCTAAAAGAAAGAAGCCAAGTGCACCAGAAAAACCAGCCAAGAAACCAAAAAGTGGAGAAAGCTCCAAACCTGGTGGTTCTTCCAAAGGCAGCGGCAATGGTGAAGACAACATGTTCCAG ATCGGCAAGATGAGATATGTCAGCGTTCGAGACTTCAAGGGCAAAGTCCTGATTGACATCAGGGAATACtggatgaaccaggatggggaGATGAAGCCAGGGAAGAAAG gcaTCTCCCTGAACCCTGAACAGTGGAGCCAACTAAAGGAACAGATTTCAGAAATTGATGACGCAGTTAAGCGATTATAA